The following proteins are encoded in a genomic region of Paenibacillus sp. FSL R7-0273:
- a CDS encoding YjzC family protein, producing the protein MGEQTEYEKGDRAPNPGVYTEVGEARSFHTQIQNPKRITMEKGDIFPETTNKDRKWKKVEKARVH; encoded by the coding sequence ATGGGCGAGCAGACAGAGTATGAAAAAGGCGACCGGGCACCCAATCCTGGTGTTTACACCGAGGTAGGTGAAGCGCGCAGCTTCCACACCCAGATCCAGAACCCGAAGCGGATTACAATGGAGAAGGGCGATATTTTTCCTGAGACCACCAACAAGGACCGCAAGTGGAAAAAGGTTGAGAAAGCGCGTGTCCATTAA
- a CDS encoding endonuclease MutS2 yields the protein MNLESLHTLGYEEIKQEVVRYAVSYEGKRLAGELEPMVYMPAIQRALEETEEAMELLVRGASVPLPSLEGIEWVMSLMGTGYLFNEQDLTAVAVYLNSCGQLRKYMVSKAQSAPRIAAYGSSLQELPQLREEIERCIRFGVIETQASKGLERVRKQLAVAKDRLQRKLDSIMSRHQPILQENLVSMRGGRYVIPVKREYHKQVKGAVLDQSTSGQTVFVEPYEIAALQGELELLAADEAREEGIILSMLSGLVEREQESLRMNIEVTGTYDFIFAKAKYARSLNARKVALNEQGILRMNGGRHPELKDMVPVSLEFGRSYKSLIVTGPNTGGKTVILKTLGLLSAMVQSGLLIPVEEQSEFAVFSDIISVIGDGQSLTQSLSTFSAQMKSIEGMLRSAGRGVLLLIDELAAGTDPGEGVALSIAILEELSRKGANIVVTTHFNELKSFAAAAPGFENARMEFDKHTLRPLYKLTIGEAGESYALQIAEKLGIPAEVIRRSHELAGQQGRPQGRISFPGKESGIKAYSRHKHHQGSGEGPVQEGRLSGASAKDSKAPVSGFEIGDAVFISSLNRTGIVYARMDSMGIVGVMVQKEKLRINHKRLKPYLSKEELYPEDYDMDIIFESKENRKKRKLMGKRHVDGLSIIQPEEEG from the coding sequence ATGAATCTTGAAAGCTTACACACACTCGGTTATGAAGAAATTAAACAGGAGGTTGTACGGTACGCAGTCTCTTATGAAGGTAAAAGGCTGGCCGGAGAGCTTGAGCCGATGGTTTATATGCCAGCCATACAGCGTGCACTGGAGGAGACAGAGGAGGCTATGGAGTTGCTTGTGCGCGGTGCCAGTGTGCCTCTGCCGTCCCTGGAGGGGATTGAGTGGGTTATGTCGCTGATGGGGACCGGCTATTTGTTCAACGAACAGGATTTGACGGCGGTTGCCGTCTATTTGAACAGCTGCGGGCAGCTGCGCAAATATATGGTCTCCAAAGCGCAGAGCGCGCCGCGGATAGCTGCTTACGGGTCATCATTACAGGAGCTGCCGCAGCTCCGGGAAGAGATTGAGCGCTGTATCCGCTTCGGTGTAATCGAGACCCAGGCCAGCAAAGGGCTGGAGCGGGTACGTAAGCAGCTGGCAGTAGCCAAGGACCGGCTGCAGCGCAAGCTGGACAGCATTATGTCGAGGCATCAGCCGATCCTTCAGGAGAATCTGGTCAGTATGCGGGGCGGGCGGTATGTGATCCCTGTGAAGCGGGAGTATCACAAGCAGGTGAAGGGGGCTGTGCTGGACCAGTCGACCAGCGGGCAGACAGTATTCGTGGAGCCGTATGAAATTGCCGCTCTGCAGGGTGAGCTGGAGCTGCTTGCAGCAGATGAGGCAAGGGAGGAGGGGATCATCCTCAGTATGCTGAGCGGCCTTGTGGAGCGGGAGCAGGAATCACTGCGCATGAATATCGAGGTGACGGGTACCTATGACTTTATCTTTGCTAAAGCCAAGTATGCCCGGTCTCTGAATGCGCGCAAGGTTGCGCTCAATGAACAGGGAATCCTGCGGATGAATGGCGGCAGGCACCCCGAGCTGAAGGACATGGTACCGGTCAGCCTGGAATTTGGCCGCAGCTACAAGTCCCTGATCGTCACCGGCCCGAATACCGGCGGTAAAACGGTTATCCTCAAGACACTTGGCCTATTGAGTGCCATGGTCCAATCCGGCCTGCTGATCCCGGTAGAGGAGCAAAGTGAATTCGCAGTGTTCTCAGATATTATCAGTGTAATCGGAGACGGACAGAGCCTGACACAGTCGCTCAGCACCTTCTCCGCCCAGATGAAGAGCATTGAAGGGATGCTGCGCTCCGCTGGAAGAGGCGTGCTGCTGCTGATCGATGAGCTGGCCGCAGGGACAGACCCGGGCGAGGGTGTTGCTCTTTCAATCGCCATACTGGAGGAGCTAAGCCGCAAGGGTGCCAATATTGTTGTTACTACCCATTTCAATGAGTTAAAATCATTCGCTGCTGCAGCCCCGGGATTTGAGAACGCGCGGATGGAGTTCGATAAGCATACACTGCGCCCGCTTTATAAGCTTACGATTGGGGAGGCAGGCGAAAGCTATGCCCTGCAGATTGCAGAAAAGCTGGGGATTCCGGCAGAGGTGATCCGGCGTTCCCATGAGCTGGCAGGCCAGCAGGGCAGGCCACAAGGCAGGATTAGCTTCCCGGGGAAGGAGAGCGGAATAAAGGCGTACAGCCGGCACAAGCATCACCAGGGCAGCGGAGAGGGGCCCGTTCAGGAGGGTCGGCTGTCAGGGGCTTCGGCTAAGGACAGCAAGGCTCCGGTCTCCGGCTTTGAGATCGGGGATGCTGTGTTTATCAGCTCACTCAACCGGACAGGAATCGTATATGCCAGGATGGACAGCATGGGAATCGTCGGCGTAATGGTTCAGAAGGAGAAGCTGCGGATTAATCATAAGCGGCTGAAGCCGTATTTATCGAAGGAGGAGCTGTACCCTGAGGATTATGATATGGATATCATCTTCGAGAGCAAGGAGAACCGTAAGAAGCGCAAGCTGATGGGAAAAAGGCATGTCGATGGACTAAGCATTATCCAGCCGGAAGAGGAGGGATAA
- a CDS encoding MazG-like family protein yields the protein MPNVPKDLDVAKRAKVIEWLKTEVIDQVSRLFKALWEGSTARVGDSLASLIMSSYILGRRLGLPYRELDDLLLEKLRKHKQEGHQLEEWYQDISALEEHMRKR from the coding sequence ATGCCCAATGTGCCGAAGGATCTGGATGTGGCCAAACGCGCCAAGGTAATTGAGTGGTTAAAGACCGAAGTGATTGACCAGGTGTCACGGCTGTTTAAGGCACTCTGGGAAGGCAGTACCGCCCGGGTCGGCGACAGTCTGGCCAGTCTGATTATGAGCTCTTATATACTGGGGCGCCGGCTGGGTCTCCCTTACCGTGAGCTTGATGACCTGCTGCTGGAGAAGCTGAGGAAGCACAAGCAGGAGGGGCATCAGCTTGAAGAATGGTACCAGGATATATCTGCACTAGAAGAACATATGCGTAAGAGGTGA
- a CDS encoding CBS domain-containing protein gives MNIAFFLLPKQEVACVTLDSTLRQTLERMEFHRYTAVPILNRNGEYAGTVTEGDLLWYMKDSGGTVTFENASKFLLKDVPLRMNNLPVSIDADMEDLINLAKVQNFVPVVDDMNRFIGIVRRSQIIEYCEKVVSRQSQAQESL, from the coding sequence ATGAATATTGCGTTTTTTTTACTTCCTAAGCAGGAGGTGGCCTGCGTTACACTGGATTCTACGCTGCGCCAGACTCTGGAGAGGATGGAATTTCACCGCTATACGGCAGTTCCGATTCTGAACAGAAACGGAGAATATGCCGGGACCGTGACAGAGGGTGATCTGCTATGGTACATGAAGGATTCGGGTGGTACGGTCACTTTTGAGAATGCTTCCAAATTTCTGCTTAAGGATGTTCCGCTGCGGATGAATAATCTGCCGGTCTCCATTGATGCGGATATGGAAGATCTGATTAATTTGGCTAAGGTGCAAAACTTTGTGCCGGTGGTCGACGATATGAACCGGTTTATCGGCATTGTCCGCCGGAGCCAGATTATTGAATACTGCGAGAAGGTTGTCTCACGGCAGTCGCAGGCACAGGAATCATTGTAA
- a CDS encoding DUF2232 domain-containing protein — translation MKFRWTSVAWSVAYLLLLLSLSTPLLIITTLFLTIPAVVLFTTLNTKQFILHLLPVLLIVGLITPVYVLLALYFLIPALVMGRWYKKRASALSTILAGTVTILGEFLLLLVVGVALFNFDLSSYITDTVEMVAAMFADLGTGNPLASEFVLTSKDISDISFRTIQVIPITLIISSFIMAVITHSIVRPILNSMEYAVPRLKPARDWRLSRSFIWYYLIGVVITFIFGNSDSGFMPMISANLLPLLQAVFIIQTIGFMFYIVHELKWSKVVAILLSLLVLWVPGLWIIGVIDIAFPLRELVKKSKR, via the coding sequence TTGAAATTCCGCTGGACATCTGTGGCATGGAGCGTTGCATACTTACTGCTGCTGCTATCTTTATCGACTCCGCTGCTAATCATTACTACATTGTTTCTGACTATTCCGGCTGTAGTGCTGTTCACAACCCTGAACACTAAACAGTTTATTCTGCATCTGTTGCCCGTTTTACTGATTGTAGGCCTGATTACACCCGTTTATGTACTGTTAGCGCTCTATTTTCTGATCCCTGCGCTCGTTATGGGACGCTGGTACAAGAAACGCGCCTCGGCGCTGTCCACCATCCTTGCCGGAACTGTAACCATCCTGGGTGAGTTTTTGCTGCTGCTGGTTGTAGGAGTGGCGCTGTTCAATTTCGACCTGTCCAGCTATATAACCGATACAGTGGAAATGGTTGCGGCCATGTTCGCTGACCTGGGCACAGGCAATCCGCTGGCAAGCGAGTTTGTTCTTACCTCCAAGGACATAAGTGATATCAGCTTCCGGACCATTCAGGTCATTCCTATCACACTGATTATAAGCTCCTTTATCATGGCCGTTATTACCCACTCCATTGTCCGGCCTATTCTGAACAGTATGGAATATGCGGTCCCAAGGCTGAAGCCTGCACGGGACTGGAGACTTTCGAGATCGTTTATCTGGTATTATCTGATTGGTGTTGTGATTACCTTTATCTTCGGGAACTCAGACAGCGGCTTTATGCCGATGATCAGCGCGAACCTGCTTCCGCTGCTTCAGGCTGTGTTTATCATTCAGACTATCGGATTCATGTTCTATATTGTCCATGAGCTCAAGTGGAGCAAGGTTGTGGCGATCCTGCTGTCGCTGCTGGTGCTATGGGTGCCGGGGCTCTGGATTATCGGGGTTATCGACATCGCGTTCCCGCTGCGGGAGCTTGTGAAGAAATCGAAACGATAG
- a CDS encoding VOC family protein has protein sequence MISASPYVIIENVRESVEYYQSVFGGEIKVLNEHNGKLLHADLQLGQSLIHFSDDYGRGAKTENVSIIMALESEEELRGIYGRLADDGGKVQVELQNTFFGALHGQVSDYKNGITWVFNYFAGN, from the coding sequence ATGATCAGTGCAAGCCCTTATGTAATCATTGAAAATGTACGGGAGTCAGTTGAGTATTACCAGAGTGTGTTCGGCGGGGAAATCAAAGTGCTGAACGAGCACAACGGAAAGCTTCTGCATGCTGATCTGCAGCTGGGCCAGAGCCTGATCCATTTCTCCGATGATTACGGCCGCGGTGCCAAGACAGAGAACGTAAGCATAATTATGGCGCTGGAGAGCGAAGAGGAGCTGCGCGGCATCTACGGAAGACTGGCGGATGACGGCGGTAAGGTCCAGGTCGAGCTGCAGAACACTTTTTTTGGCGCGCTGCACGGCCAGGTATCCGATTATAAGAACGGAATTACCTGGGTGTTCAATTATTTTGCCGGGAATTGA
- a CDS encoding LCP family protein, with amino-acid sequence MNKKKFKKRYIALITLAVILLGGFLFQKPLAVLAFDLFLSDQVEAKLEEESYVPLVKDNTTTVKPEPVAFKSDPFSLMLLGTDQRGNETARSDTMIYAVVRPEDYKLLLISIPRDTYTEIIGHRDNKKDKITHAYAFGGQQMAKDTLEALLGHDIQYYATINFQGLKNAVDAIDGVPLPIKKDIVNKGADHEKFTIKGGKSSYNGEEALNYTRYREDSDFNRTKRQQVFIDVVANKMLSISQIGKIPELLDIMGENFKTDMEPSLIISLAKKFMGGKDMDISSFTVMGEGQRIDGVYYDIVDEEDLSEAQAMIDNWMSASTPVSQLIEPGKAEDALKPKATAAAE; translated from the coding sequence ATGAATAAGAAAAAATTTAAAAAAAGGTATATAGCCCTTATAACCCTTGCCGTTATCCTTCTTGGAGGCTTTTTGTTCCAGAAGCCGCTTGCGGTGCTGGCCTTTGACCTGTTCCTCTCGGACCAGGTGGAGGCGAAGCTGGAGGAGGAATCCTACGTACCGCTTGTTAAGGACAATACAACTACTGTCAAACCGGAGCCTGTGGCCTTTAAAAGTGACCCGTTTTCGCTGATGCTGCTCGGGACGGACCAGCGCGGTAACGAAACGGCCCGCTCGGATACGATGATTTATGCGGTTGTCCGCCCGGAAGACTACAAGCTTCTGCTGATATCCATTCCCCGTGATACGTATACGGAGATCATCGGGCACAGGGATAATAAAAAGGATAAAATTACGCATGCGTATGCCTTCGGCGGTCAGCAAATGGCTAAGGATACACTGGAGGCGCTGCTCGGCCATGATATTCAATATTATGCCACAATTAACTTTCAGGGGCTGAAGAATGCGGTGGATGCGATTGACGGAGTTCCGCTGCCGATCAAAAAGGATATCGTTAACAAAGGCGCCGATCACGAAAAGTTCACCATTAAAGGCGGCAAGTCCAGCTATAACGGTGAAGAGGCGCTTAACTATACCCGCTACCGGGAGGACAGTGATTTCAACCGGACCAAGCGTCAGCAGGTCTTTATTGACGTCGTAGCGAATAAAATGTTATCAATCAGCCAGATCGGTAAAATTCCTGAGCTGCTTGATATCATGGGCGAGAATTTCAAGACGGACATGGAGCCGTCGCTGATTATCAGCCTGGCCAAAAAATTCATGGGCGGCAAGGACATGGATATTTCCAGCTTCACGGTCATGGGTGAGGGACAAAGAATCGATGGGGTCTATTATGACATCGTTGATGAGGAAGACCTTAGTGAGGCACAGGCGATGATCGACAACTGGATGAGTGCAAGCACACCTGTCAGCCAGTTGATAGAGCCCGGAAAAGCCGAAGATGCGCTGAAGCCAAAGGCTACAGCAGCAGCAGAGTAA
- the rpsF gene encoding 30S ribosomal protein S6 codes for MRKYEVMYIIRPDIEQEAVQAAVEKFQGIISNGGEITKHDVQGKRRLAYEIKKFRDGVYVLVNFTAEPAVVTELERIMKISDEVIRYLITNDVA; via the coding sequence ATGCGCAAATACGAAGTGATGTACATTATTCGTCCTGATATTGAACAAGAAGCCGTTCAAGCAGCAGTCGAAAAATTCCAAGGCATCATCTCCAACGGCGGGGAAATTACAAAGCACGATGTGCAGGGTAAACGCCGTCTTGCGTATGAGATCAAGAAATTCCGTGATGGCGTTTATGTATTGGTTAACTTCACTGCAGAACCTGCAGTAGTTACTGAGCTTGAGCGTATCATGAAGATTTCCGACGAAGTTATTCGTTATCTCATTACGAACGACGTTGCCTAA
- a CDS encoding DHH family phosphoesterase — MPKFLQRRWHGYHTVWAFLLMLVLIIIVSSYNWVLGVASLFLAGTLCFSMLQAELSFRRNLVEYINGLSFRIKRVEGEAVSQLPLGIILYSEDRTVEWHNRNASEIFSRKTLVGEELQELLPDIVPALAGGGPVKREAARDAGTLKDIRQEISVDDRYYQAVMIPSERMLYLYDITELVVLRERYEEEKLAIGIVMMDNLDEAAQGMDDQQRTSLIAKVASEITEWSKQFEVYLRRLSSERYLMLLNHRSLQALEESRFVILDEVREMTADLKVPMTLSIGLAYGSESASELGALAQSSLDMALGRGGDQAAVKAGQRLSFYGGKSNAAEKRTRVRARVIAHALRDLMQESDKVLIMGHRTPDIDAIGASIGLLKAAQMYNVEASIVLEGPNPSITRMMEQIKRDEDLHRSFISTEQALQIMTEHTLLIVVDTHKASMTMEPRLVQYASRIVVVDHHRRGEEFINDAVLVYLEPYASSTCELVTELLQYIHDKIKLTPLEATMLLAGITVDTKHFALHTGSRTFEAAGFLRRIGADTILIQRMLKEDLQEYISKAEIIKHARMVYDHIALVVTAPGMKIPQLLIAQTADTLLGMTNVVASFVISERPDGLIGISARSLGRMNVQVVMEKLGGGGHLSNAAVQLEGTCKEAEARLLEVLAEIEAKEGLFE, encoded by the coding sequence ATGCCTAAATTTCTGCAAAGACGCTGGCACGGCTATCATACCGTATGGGCGTTCCTGCTGATGCTGGTCCTTATTATCATCGTCAGCAGCTATAACTGGGTTCTGGGTGTAGCCAGCCTGTTTCTGGCAGGCACACTGTGCTTCTCTATGCTGCAGGCGGAGCTCTCCTTCCGGCGCAATCTGGTTGAGTATATCAACGGGCTGTCCTTCCGGATTAAGCGGGTCGAGGGTGAGGCAGTCAGCCAGCTTCCGCTGGGTATCATCCTGTACAGTGAAGACCGTACTGTAGAGTGGCATAACCGCAACGCCAGTGAAATCTTCAGCCGTAAGACGCTGGTGGGTGAGGAGCTCCAGGAGCTGCTTCCGGACATCGTGCCTGCACTGGCCGGCGGGGGACCTGTTAAGCGCGAGGCCGCCAGGGATGCCGGCACACTGAAGGATATCAGACAGGAGATCAGTGTAGATGACCGGTATTATCAGGCTGTAATGATCCCCAGTGAGCGGATGCTGTACCTGTACGATATTACGGAGCTTGTTGTGCTTCGTGAGCGTTATGAGGAAGAGAAGCTGGCTATCGGCATTGTCATGATGGACAATCTTGATGAGGCAGCCCAGGGCATGGATGACCAGCAGCGCACCTCGCTGATTGCCAAGGTAGCCAGTGAGATTACAGAGTGGAGCAAGCAGTTCGAGGTGTATTTGCGGAGACTGTCTTCGGAGCGGTATCTTATGCTGCTCAATCACCGCAGTCTGCAGGCGCTGGAGGAGAGCCGTTTTGTGATCCTTGATGAGGTGCGCGAAATGACAGCTGATCTTAAGGTGCCGATGACATTAAGCATCGGCCTGGCGTACGGCTCAGAATCCGCCAGTGAGCTGGGGGCATTGGCGCAGTCCAGCCTGGATATGGCGCTTGGACGCGGCGGTGACCAGGCTGCAGTAAAGGCCGGGCAGCGGCTGTCCTTCTACGGGGGCAAGAGCAATGCCGCCGAGAAGCGGACCAGAGTCCGGGCCAGAGTCATTGCCCATGCACTGCGCGATCTGATGCAGGAGAGCGACAAGGTGCTGATTATGGGCCACCGCACGCCGGACATCGATGCGATCGGTGCTTCAATCGGCCTGCTTAAGGCGGCGCAGATGTACAATGTGGAAGCGAGTATCGTCCTGGAGGGGCCGAATCCCTCCATTACCCGGATGATGGAGCAGATTAAGCGGGATGAGGATCTGCACCGGAGCTTTATCAGTACAGAGCAGGCACTGCAGATTATGACTGAGCATACCCTGCTGATCGTTGTAGATACCCATAAAGCTTCTATGACGATGGAGCCGAGGCTTGTGCAGTATGCCAGCCGGATCGTTGTGGTCGACCATCACCGGAGGGGTGAGGAGTTCATTAATGATGCGGTGCTGGTCTATCTGGAGCCGTATGCTTCCTCGACCTGTGAGCTGGTAACAGAGCTGCTGCAGTATATCCACGACAAAATCAAGCTGACCCCGCTGGAGGCAACAATGCTGCTGGCCGGAATAACGGTCGATACAAAGCATTTTGCTCTCCATACGGGATCACGCACGTTTGAGGCGGCAGGCTTCCTGCGGCGGATCGGAGCAGACACCATCCTGATTCAGCGTATGCTGAAGGAGGATCTGCAGGAGTATATCTCCAAAGCTGAAATTATCAAGCATGCGCGGATGGTATATGATCACATAGCGCTGGTTGTAACTGCACCGGGGATGAAAATTCCCCAGCTGCTCATTGCCCAAACTGCCGATACTCTGCTCGGCATGACGAATGTGGTGGCATCCTTTGTCATCAGCGAGCGGCCTGACGGCCTGATCGGCATCAGTGCCCGTTCACTCGGCAGAATGAATGTGCAGGTTGTGATGGAAAAGCTGGGCGGCGGGGGGCATCTGTCCAACGCGGCTGTGCAGCTTGAAGGAACCTGTAAGGAAGCAGAGGCCAGACTGCTGGAAGTGCTGGCTGAAATTGAAGCGAAAGAGGGGCTGTTCGAATGA
- the rpsR gene encoding 30S ribosomal protein S18 yields the protein MAFKQREGGDNDKRPARRGGRNKRKKVCYFTVNKITHIDYKDTELLKKFISERGKILPRRVTGTSAKYQRALTIAVKRSRQIALLPYTTE from the coding sequence ATGGCTTTCAAACAAAGAGAAGGCGGAGACAACGACAAAAGACCGGCACGTCGTGGTGGACGCAACAAGCGCAAAAAAGTGTGCTACTTCACTGTGAACAAAATTACTCACATTGACTATAAAGACACTGAGCTTCTCAAGAAGTTCATCAGCGAACGCGGAAAGATTTTGCCGCGTCGTGTAACAGGTACAAGTGCAAAATACCAACGCGCTCTGACCATTGCTGTAAAACGCTCGCGTCAAATCGCGCTGCTGCCTTACACAACGGAATAG
- the ssb gene encoding single-stranded DNA-binding protein, with translation MLNRIILIGRLTRDPELRYTPAGVAVTQFTLAVDRNFTGQNGEREADFIPVVTWRQLAETCANYLRKGRLAAVEGRIQVRNYENNEGKRVYVTEVIADNVRFLESSQNREGGNAPSGGSMPEEPAYGGGNGGNSARGNNNNFSRSNNNQDPFSGDGKPIDISDDDLPF, from the coding sequence TTGTTGAACCGTATCATTCTGATCGGTCGGTTGACCCGTGACCCGGAACTTCGTTATACTCCTGCTGGTGTTGCCGTAACACAGTTTACGCTTGCCGTAGACCGTAACTTTACGGGCCAGAACGGTGAACGCGAAGCGGACTTCATCCCGGTAGTAACCTGGAGACAGCTGGCTGAGACCTGTGCCAATTATTTGCGCAAAGGACGTCTGGCAGCCGTAGAAGGACGCATCCAAGTACGGAACTATGAGAATAACGAAGGTAAACGTGTATACGTAACTGAAGTTATTGCTGATAATGTCCGTTTCCTGGAATCCTCGCAGAACCGTGAAGGCGGAAATGCACCGAGTGGCGGTAGTATGCCTGAAGAGCCTGCCTATGGCGGCGGTAACGGCGGTAACAGTGCACGCGGAAATAACAATAATTTCTCGCGCAGCAACAATAATCAAGATCCTTTTTCGGGCGATGGAAAACCGATCGATATATCGGATGATGATTTGCCATTTTAA
- the opp4A gene encoding oligopeptide ABC transporter substrate-binding protein has translation MHKIKIGTLLLLATFIVTACNGAGGKSSDSYAVRYNKAEDKAVPGGTVTYAYTSPFQGMFDPAFFEGEDDSNVLDFITEGMFTVRDDLTTVPNIASWKESEDHTEFTFKIRPGVRWHNGDELTVEDWKFALETIASPDYTGPRYYSVEMIKGAEAYHRGEAEELSGIKVIDPYTLKITVNSPRVNTIDNLWPYPMNKKYFEGVAVKDMADSDQVRKRPIGIGPFEVEEIQPGQLVRMKRFDHYYKGKALLDGVNYTVVGDGELTGLLEEGSLDIGTVPRDTYTAVKELDNITLLQSAELSYEYIGFKFGRWDETAQQNIMDNPKFADKRLRQAMYYALDREGIINRFSYGLGELIETPVPSTSWAKIPDTEINTYPFDPQKAEALLEEAGYTDINGDGMREDPRGQKLIIHYDAMSGSKTAEERTKAIMQDWRDVGLDVRLNGGQLKELNLFYEAVENDDPTVELFNGVWGLASDPDPSGLWRAADLWNYPRWSSERSEELIREGVEGKAYDREFRKQTYYEWQQLINEEVPMLFFAERTNITAVNKRLQGVRVNSISNIVEPEKWWIREAD, from the coding sequence ATGCATAAAATCAAAATCGGCACGCTGCTGCTGCTGGCAACCTTTATTGTAACGGCATGCAACGGTGCAGGAGGCAAAAGCAGCGATTCCTACGCGGTACGCTACAACAAGGCTGAGGACAAGGCGGTTCCCGGCGGTACCGTTACCTATGCTTATACCTCTCCGTTTCAGGGGATGTTCGATCCGGCTTTTTTTGAAGGGGAGGATGATTCCAATGTGCTTGATTTCATTACCGAAGGGATGTTCACAGTAAGGGATGATCTTACGACTGTACCTAATATTGCGTCCTGGAAGGAATCCGAGGATCATACCGAATTTACATTTAAAATAAGACCGGGTGTGCGCTGGCATAACGGCGATGAGCTGACGGTTGAGGACTGGAAGTTCGCTTTGGAGACTATCGCCAGCCCGGATTACACAGGTCCCCGGTATTACAGCGTAGAAATGATCAAGGGTGCTGAGGCCTATCACCGGGGGGAAGCGGAGGAGCTATCCGGAATTAAGGTCATTGATCCGTATACTTTGAAGATTACGGTTAATTCTCCAAGGGTGAATACCATCGACAATCTGTGGCCTTATCCGATGAATAAAAAGTATTTTGAGGGAGTAGCCGTAAAGGATATGGCGGACAGTGACCAGGTGCGCAAGCGGCCGATCGGAATTGGACCCTTTGAGGTGGAGGAAATTCAGCCCGGCCAGCTTGTCCGGATGAAGCGGTTCGACCATTACTACAAAGGCAAGGCGCTGCTGGATGGAGTCAACTATACCGTTGTCGGGGATGGAGAGCTGACAGGCTTACTGGAAGAGGGCAGTCTGGACATCGGAACGGTGCCAAGGGATACGTATACTGCTGTAAAAGAGCTTGATAATATAACACTGCTGCAGTCAGCGGAATTATCATACGAATACATAGGCTTCAAATTCGGGCGCTGGGACGAGACGGCACAGCAGAACATAATGGACAATCCGAAGTTTGCCGATAAACGGCTGCGGCAGGCGATGTATTATGCACTGGACCGGGAAGGGATTATCAACCGCTTCTCCTACGGGCTGGGTGAGCTGATAGAGACGCCGGTTCCCAGTACAAGCTGGGCCAAAATCCCTGATACTGAAATCAATACCTATCCGTTTGATCCGCAAAAGGCAGAAGCGCTGCTTGAGGAAGCCGGGTATACCGATATTAACGGTGACGGCATGCGCGAGGATCCCCGGGGACAGAAGCTTATCATCCATTATGATGCGATGAGCGGCAGCAAAACAGCGGAGGAGCGGACAAAGGCAATTATGCAGGACTGGCGGGATGTCGGCCTTGATGTGCGGCTTAACGGCGGGCAGCTGAAGGAGCTGAACCTCTTTTATGAAGCGGTGGAGAACGATGATCCTACGGTTGAATTATTCAACGGGGTCTGGGGGCTTGCCAGTGATCCTGATCCCTCCGGCCTGTGGCGGGCAGCTGACCTGTGGAATTATCCCCGCTGGTCCTCTGAGCGGAGCGAGGAGCTCATTCGTGAAGGTGTTGAGGGCAAGGCGTATGACAGGGAATTCCGGAAGCAGACTTATTATGAATGGCAGCAACTGATTAATGAAGAGGTGCCGATGCTCTTTTTTGCAGAGCGGACGAACATTACGGCTGTGAACAAGCGTCTGCAGGGCGTGAGAGTTAATTCAATAAGCAATATAGTTGAGCCGGAAAAGTGGTGGATCAGGGAAGCTGACTGA